In Miscanthus floridulus cultivar M001 chromosome 5, ASM1932011v1, whole genome shotgun sequence, one genomic interval encodes:
- the LOC136449595 gene encoding MADS-box transcription factor 51-like isoform X2 — protein sequence MARRRGRVELRRIEDRVSRQVRFSKRRAGLFKKAFELSLLCDAEVALLVFSPAGKLYEYASASIEDTYNRYQQFSGEGRNMNDDRNKNNNKDEASSDLQLMLSEIAAWSPQSKADESDVNELEKLENLLRNALKDTRSRKMQMLEKQNSGASRSGLQSEGATSQEQGTA from the exons ATGGCGCGTCGCCGCGGCCGCGTGGAGCTGCGGCGGATCGAGGACCGGGTGAGCCGCCAGGTGCGCTTCTCCAAGCGCCGCGCGGGGCTCTTCAAGAAGGCCTTCGAGCTCTCCCTCCTCTGCGACGCCGAGGTCGCCCTCCTCGTCTTCTCCCCCGCCGGCAAGCTCTACGAGTACGCCTCCGCCAG CATAGAGGATACATATAACCGCTATCAGCAATTTTCTGGAGAAGGAAGGAATATGAATGACGATCGAAATAAAAACAAT AACAAGGATGAAGCTTCTTCAGATTTGCAGTTGATGCTGAGCGAGATTGCAGCCTG GTCTCCCCAGAGCAAAGCTGACGAATCAGATGTCAATGAGCTGGAGAAGCTGGAAAATCTTCTGAGAAATGCTTTGAAGGATACGAGATCCAGGAAG ATGCAGATGCTGGAGAAACAAAACAGCGGAGCGAGTAGAAGCGGCCTGCAAAGCGAGGGCGCTACAAGTCAGGAGCAAGGAACGGCGTGA
- the LOC136449595 gene encoding MADS-box transcription factor 51-like isoform X1, which translates to MARRRGRVELRRIEDRVSRQVRFSKRRAGLFKKAFELSLLCDAEVALLVFSPAGKLYEYASASIEDTYNRYQQFSGEGRNMNDDRNKNNLTRVFLVQNKDEASSDLQLMLSEIAAWSPQSKADESDVNELEKLENLLRNALKDTRSRKMQMLEKQNSGASRSGLQSEGATSQEQGTA; encoded by the exons ATGGCGCGTCGCCGCGGCCGCGTGGAGCTGCGGCGGATCGAGGACCGGGTGAGCCGCCAGGTGCGCTTCTCCAAGCGCCGCGCGGGGCTCTTCAAGAAGGCCTTCGAGCTCTCCCTCCTCTGCGACGCCGAGGTCGCCCTCCTCGTCTTCTCCCCCGCCGGCAAGCTCTACGAGTACGCCTCCGCCAG CATAGAGGATACATATAACCGCTATCAGCAATTTTCTGGAGAAGGAAGGAATATGAATGACGATCGAAATAAAAACAAT CTTACTAGGGTGTTTCTGGTACAGAACAAGGATGAAGCTTCTTCAGATTTGCAGTTGATGCTGAGCGAGATTGCAGCCTG GTCTCCCCAGAGCAAAGCTGACGAATCAGATGTCAATGAGCTGGAGAAGCTGGAAAATCTTCTGAGAAATGCTTTGAAGGATACGAGATCCAGGAAG ATGCAGATGCTGGAGAAACAAAACAGCGGAGCGAGTAGAAGCGGCCTGCAAAGCGAGGGCGCTACAAGTCAGGAGCAAGGAACGGCGTGA